The Planococcus versutus genome contains a region encoding:
- a CDS encoding competence/damage-inducible protein A, whose translation MNAEIIAVGSELLLGQITNTNARFLSNHLAELGINVYYHTVVGDNPARLEDAITIAENRADLILFTGGLGPTKDDLTKEAIARHLNTSLESNEEALNSIVAYFERAGRSMTENNKKQALVLKDSTVLVNHNGMAPGMMYTKDERVYILLPGPPKEMEPMFQFEAKPKLASLLNKADVILSHVLRFYGIGEAELEDRLHHILEKQTNPTIAPLATDGEVTLRITAKTTTTEKAWQLINGAKDEILDLVGDYLYGYDNDSLASKVIELLKDQGKTISAAESLTAGLFQSELASIAGASAVLSGGVITYNEEMKVHQLGLSAEMLAEYGVVSEQTALAMAEAVQQKFKTNISVSLTGAAGPDAHGDQPAGTVWIAVATDQGTSSYRLQLSGMRNTNRLRAVKLALYYVIRTLIEEDARKI comes from the coding sequence ATGAATGCAGAAATTATTGCAGTAGGTTCAGAATTATTGTTAGGTCAAATCACCAATACAAATGCTCGTTTCTTGTCTAACCATTTAGCAGAGCTCGGCATTAATGTGTATTACCATACCGTAGTAGGAGACAATCCAGCTCGCTTAGAAGATGCTATTACAATTGCGGAAAATCGGGCAGATCTTATCCTATTTACAGGAGGATTAGGCCCAACTAAAGATGACTTAACAAAAGAAGCGATTGCACGTCACTTGAACACGTCACTTGAAAGTAACGAAGAAGCATTAAATTCAATCGTCGCTTATTTTGAACGTGCAGGTCGTTCGATGACAGAGAACAATAAAAAACAAGCGCTCGTATTAAAAGACAGCACGGTTCTTGTGAACCATAATGGCATGGCACCGGGCATGATGTACACAAAAGATGAACGCGTGTATATTTTACTGCCGGGACCACCAAAAGAAATGGAGCCAATGTTTCAATTTGAAGCAAAGCCAAAGCTTGCTAGTTTATTAAACAAAGCAGATGTGATTTTGTCGCATGTCCTACGTTTTTATGGAATTGGAGAAGCAGAACTTGAAGACCGTCTACACCATATTCTTGAAAAGCAGACCAACCCGACCATCGCACCGCTTGCGACTGACGGGGAAGTGACGTTGCGCATTACAGCAAAAACTACTACAACTGAAAAAGCTTGGCAATTAATCAATGGCGCAAAAGATGAAATTCTAGACCTCGTAGGGGATTATCTTTACGGCTATGACAATGATTCACTTGCATCGAAAGTAATTGAACTGCTAAAAGATCAAGGCAAAACGATTTCGGCTGCTGAAAGCTTAACAGCGGGACTATTTCAGTCTGAGTTAGCTTCTATTGCTGGTGCGAGTGCTGTATTATCAGGCGGTGTAATTACTTACAATGAAGAAATGAAAGTTCACCAACTCGGCTTATCTGCTGAAATGCTTGCTGAATATGGAGTCGTCAGTGAACAAACAGCACTAGCGATGGCCGAAGCTGTACAACAAAAATTTAAAACAAACATTAGTGTTTCTTTAACAGGAGCAGCGGGACCTGATGCACATGGCGATCAGCCAGCAGGCACTGTGTGGATAGCAGTAGCAACCGATCAAGGAACCTCTTCCTACCGGCTCCAGTTATCAGGTATGCGCAATACAAACCGTTTAAGAGCGGTGAAATTAGCGCTTTATTACGTAATCCGTACATTAATTGAAGAAGATGCGCGCAAAATTTAA
- the yfmF gene encoding EF-P 5-aminopentanol modification-associated protein YfmF encodes MFETINIAKGVNVHVNETTQFKTINFSIKFKDKLTEEKASARSILANVLQHSNEVYPSHTALRMVLDDLYGTSLYIDSSKRGSEHVVTLNVETVNDQYLSEKGVLEKVLNLMYIVLFKPNFENDLFKESIFIREKHSIVQRIESVFDDKTRYAQQRMMELALPNHPASITSNGTIQAVEAVTNEQLVAEYQEMLTQNEIEIYAVGDVKPEMIASYVREFLHFKDREKAIAVAPMELVKPEQSRVLEHEDMKQGKLHMAFFTPITFRDEKFPVMQLMNGVFGGYAHSKIFVNIREKESMAYYVSSSFASQFGLMFVLAGIDSKLEKKAVSLVLKQLEDVKKGNISDIELDQTKALLINQLKEALDSARGQIEIYDQYMELTESFEPEYMINKWKNVTKEDIAAVAEELSLEMTYFLSGKEDDTNA; translated from the coding sequence ATGTTTGAAACGATTAACATTGCTAAAGGCGTGAATGTACACGTTAATGAAACGACACAGTTTAAAACGATAAATTTTTCAATCAAATTTAAAGATAAACTGACGGAGGAAAAAGCGTCTGCCCGCTCGATTTTGGCAAACGTTTTGCAGCATAGTAATGAGGTTTATCCTTCGCACACTGCACTTCGTATGGTATTGGATGATCTTTACGGAACTTCTCTTTACATAGATTCTTCAAAACGAGGCAGCGAGCATGTTGTAACTTTGAATGTTGAAACGGTTAATGATCAATACCTTTCTGAAAAAGGCGTGCTTGAGAAAGTGTTGAACTTGATGTATATCGTTCTATTTAAACCTAATTTTGAAAATGATTTGTTTAAAGAGTCTATTTTTATACGAGAAAAACATTCGATTGTTCAACGCATTGAATCGGTGTTTGATGACAAGACACGCTATGCACAACAGCGTATGATGGAACTCGCTTTGCCGAACCATCCTGCTTCGATTACATCAAACGGCACGATTCAAGCAGTAGAAGCTGTTACGAACGAACAATTAGTTGCTGAGTACCAAGAAATGCTCACTCAAAATGAAATTGAAATTTATGCAGTAGGCGATGTGAAACCGGAAATGATCGCGTCATACGTCCGTGAATTTCTCCATTTTAAAGATCGTGAAAAAGCAATTGCTGTGGCTCCAATGGAATTGGTTAAGCCTGAGCAGTCACGTGTCCTTGAACACGAAGACATGAAGCAAGGCAAACTGCATATGGCATTCTTTACACCAATTACTTTCCGTGATGAAAAATTCCCAGTTATGCAATTGATGAATGGTGTTTTTGGTGGCTATGCGCACTCAAAAATATTTGTAAATATTCGTGAAAAAGAAAGTATGGCGTATTATGTATCTAGTTCTTTTGCTTCACAATTTGGGCTGATGTTCGTATTAGCAGGCATTGATTCCAAATTAGAAAAAAAAGCTGTGAGCTTGGTTTTGAAACAATTAGAAGATGTCAAAAAAGGCAATATTTCAGATATTGAACTTGATCAGACAAAAGCGCTGCTCATCAATCAATTAAAAGAAGCACTAGATTCTGCACGTGGACAAATTGAAATATATGATCAGTATATGGAATTGACAGAGTCTTTCGAACCTGAATACATGATTAATAAATGGAAAAACGTAACGAAAGAAGATATTGCAGCAGTCGCTGAGGAATTGTCTTTAGAAATGACTTACTTCCTATCTGGTAAGGAGGATGACACAAATGCATAA
- the rny gene encoding ribonuclease Y, producing the protein MDNVIIFTLLGIIVGVVVGYFVMKKSNESKMAGARNSAEQIIEDAKREAEAQKKEALLEAKDENHKLRTETESDIRERRLEFQKQENRLSQREENLDRKDDALNKREAGLERKDETLSEKQQHIEQMESKAEELVRQQQSEMERISSLTREEAKSIILQDVEKELSTDIAVMMKESEARAKEESDKKAKNILSLAMQRFAADHVAETTVSVVNLPNDEMKGRIIGREGRNIRTLETLTGIDLIIDDTPEAVILSGFDPIRRETARLALEKLVSDGRIHPARIEEMVEKSRREVDEQIREIGEQTTFDVGIHNLHPDLIKILGRLRYRTSYGQNVLKHSVEVAFLSGLMAAELGEDVTLARRAGLLHDIGKAIDHEVEGSHVEIGVELGTKYKEHPVVINSIASHHGDTEATSIISVIVAAADALSAARPGARSETLENYIRRLEKLEEISESYEGVEKSFAIQAGREIRIMVRPEQIDDMTAHRLARDIRKRIEEELNYPGHIKVTVIRETRAVEYAK; encoded by the coding sequence ATGGATAACGTGATCATCTTCACTTTGCTTGGTATCATCGTCGGTGTAGTTGTTGGTTATTTTGTAATGAAAAAATCAAATGAGTCCAAAATGGCAGGTGCGAGAAACTCTGCAGAGCAGATCATCGAAGATGCAAAGAGAGAAGCCGAAGCGCAGAAAAAAGAAGCCCTTTTGGAAGCAAAAGACGAAAATCACAAATTGCGTACTGAAACAGAATCTGATATTCGAGAACGCCGATTAGAATTTCAAAAACAAGAAAATCGGTTGTCCCAGAGAGAAGAAAATTTAGATCGCAAGGATGATGCATTAAACAAAAGAGAAGCAGGTCTAGAACGTAAAGACGAAACGCTCTCAGAAAAACAACAGCATATTGAACAGATGGAGAGCAAAGCCGAAGAACTAGTTCGACAGCAGCAATCTGAAATGGAACGCATTTCATCTTTGACACGCGAAGAAGCGAAATCAATCATCTTACAGGATGTTGAAAAAGAACTTTCAACGGACATTGCGGTAATGATGAAAGAGTCGGAAGCTCGCGCCAAAGAAGAATCGGACAAAAAAGCGAAAAACATTTTGTCATTGGCGATGCAACGTTTTGCTGCAGACCATGTAGCAGAAACTACAGTATCTGTAGTCAATCTACCAAACGACGAAATGAAAGGGCGTATCATTGGGCGTGAAGGACGTAATATCCGGACGCTTGAAACTTTAACAGGTATCGATTTAATTATCGACGATACACCAGAAGCGGTTATTTTGTCAGGATTCGATCCGATTCGTCGCGAAACAGCACGATTGGCACTTGAAAAACTGGTATCTGATGGCCGTATTCACCCTGCGCGTATTGAAGAAATGGTTGAGAAGTCAAGACGTGAAGTGGATGAACAAATTCGTGAAATTGGTGAACAAACGACATTTGACGTAGGCATACACAATTTACATCCTGATTTGATCAAAATTCTTGGACGCCTTCGCTACCGTACAAGTTACGGACAAAATGTACTGAAGCATTCTGTGGAAGTGGCATTCTTGTCAGGCTTGATGGCAGCAGAGCTAGGAGAAGACGTAACGTTAGCACGTCGTGCGGGTCTTCTTCATGATATCGGTAAAGCAATTGACCATGAAGTTGAAGGTAGCCACGTAGAAATTGGCGTGGAACTTGGTACGAAATATAAAGAACATCCAGTGGTTATTAACAGTATTGCTTCTCACCACGGTGATACAGAAGCAACTTCAATTATTTCAGTTATTGTGGCAGCAGCAGATGCATTGTCTGCCGCTCGTCCAGGAGCAAGAAGTGAAACATTGGAAAACTATATTCGCCGCTTAGAAAAACTTGAAGAAATTTCAGAGTCGTATGAAGGCGTTGAGAAGTCATTCGCTATTCAAGCGGGACGTGAAATTCGCATCATGGTGCGACCTGAACAAATTGATGACATGACAGCACATCGTTTGGCTCGCGATATCCGGAAACGGATTGAAGAAGAGCTGAATTATCCAGGTCATATCAAAGTGACGGTTATTAGAGAAACTAGAGCAGTTGAATACGCAAAATAA
- the recA gene encoding recombinase RecA, translating into MSDRKAALDMALKQIEKQFGKGSVMKLGEKTDRNISSVSSGSLALDTALGIGGYPRGRVIEIYGPESSGKTTVSLHAIAEVQATGGTAAFIDAEHALDPVYAKNLGVNIDELLLSQPDTGEQALEIAEALVRSGAVDIVVVDSVAALVPKAEIEGEMGDSHMGLQARLMSQALRKLSGVINKSNTIVIFINQIREKIGVMFGNPETTPGGRALKFYSSVRLEVRRAEALKSGTEIIGNRTKIKVVKNKVAPPFRTAEVDIMYGKGISREGEIVDIGSDLEIIQKSGSWYSYNEERIGQGRENVKQFLLKNPEIRNEISNKIRESYGMSAATYTIAANKDEAEDFNLLLDDEDEK; encoded by the coding sequence TTGAGCGATCGTAAAGCAGCATTAGACATGGCGTTAAAACAAATAGAAAAGCAATTCGGTAAAGGTTCTGTCATGAAATTGGGAGAAAAAACCGACCGTAATATATCATCCGTTTCAAGTGGTTCATTAGCATTGGATACAGCACTAGGAATAGGTGGATATCCACGTGGTCGTGTAATTGAAATTTATGGTCCAGAAAGTTCAGGTAAAACTACTGTTTCGCTTCATGCTATTGCAGAAGTTCAAGCTACTGGCGGAACAGCTGCGTTTATTGATGCTGAACACGCATTAGACCCGGTATATGCAAAAAATCTTGGCGTTAATATTGATGAATTATTACTTTCTCAACCAGATACTGGGGAACAAGCACTTGAAATCGCTGAAGCATTAGTACGCAGTGGCGCTGTTGATATCGTCGTTGTCGATTCAGTGGCAGCACTAGTTCCAAAAGCTGAAATCGAAGGCGAAATGGGCGATTCGCATATGGGGTTACAAGCGCGTTTAATGTCTCAAGCACTACGTAAATTGTCAGGTGTTATTAACAAATCCAATACGATTGTTATTTTCATAAACCAAATTCGTGAAAAAATTGGTGTGATGTTTGGTAATCCAGAAACAACTCCTGGTGGACGTGCGTTGAAATTCTATTCGTCTGTCCGTTTAGAAGTACGTCGTGCTGAAGCATTAAAATCAGGAACTGAAATTATTGGTAACAGAACAAAAATTAAAGTCGTCAAAAACAAAGTAGCTCCGCCGTTCCGTACTGCTGAAGTCGATATTATGTACGGAAAAGGGATTTCACGAGAAGGTGAAATTGTAGATATTGGTTCTGATTTAGAAATTATTCAAAAAAGCGGATCGTGGTATTCGTATAACGAAGAACGCATTGGTCAAGGTCGTGAAAACGTTAAGCAATTCTTGCTTAAAAATCCAGAAATCCGCAATGAAATATCTAATAAGATTCGTGAATCTTATGGTATGTCAGCAGCCACTTATACAATCGCTGCAAACAAAGATGAAGCGGAAGATTTTAATCTTTTGCTTGATGATGAAGATGAAAAGTAA
- a CDS encoding TIGR00282 family metallophosphoesterase: MKILFIGDIVGSIGRDALESYLPRLKRKYAPDVIIANGENAAAGRGITKAIYQDLLFMGVDMVTMGNHTWDQKEIFDFIDDVDYLIRPANFSEDAPGRGMATVTKNGRTLSVINLHGRVFLPPHEDPFQKADELITEAKAISPLVFVDFHAEATSEKIAMGWHLDGRASVVVGTHTHVQTADARILPKGTAYISDVGMTGPYDEILGMNKEAVLYRFKTNMPTRFEVPKRGRSVVSGFFTEIDDQTGKALSFERVYINEDYPFQG; encoded by the coding sequence GTGAAAATTTTATTTATTGGAGATATCGTAGGATCAATCGGAAGAGATGCACTTGAATCGTATTTGCCGAGGTTAAAAAGAAAATATGCACCAGATGTGATTATTGCTAATGGTGAAAACGCTGCAGCAGGACGCGGTATTACGAAAGCGATTTATCAGGATTTATTATTCATGGGGGTAGACATGGTAACAATGGGCAACCACACATGGGATCAAAAAGAAATTTTTGATTTTATTGATGATGTCGACTACTTGATTCGTCCTGCTAACTTTTCAGAAGATGCACCCGGGCGTGGCATGGCAACAGTTACGAAAAATGGACGGACATTATCTGTCATCAATTTACATGGACGAGTATTTTTGCCGCCACATGAAGATCCATTCCAAAAAGCAGATGAGCTAATAACGGAAGCGAAAGCCATTTCACCTCTTGTGTTTGTGGATTTTCATGCAGAAGCAACGAGTGAGAAGATTGCAATGGGCTGGCATTTAGATGGCAGAGCTTCTGTTGTTGTTGGAACGCATACGCATGTGCAAACAGCGGATGCACGTATTTTACCAAAAGGTACGGCGTATATTTCGGATGTGGGAATGACGGGGCCTTATGATGAGATACTTGGGATGAACAAAGAAGCCGTATTGTATCGCTTTAAAACCAATATGCCAACTCGATTTGAAGTACCAAAACGTGGTCGTTCAGTAGTTAGTGGTTTTTTTACAGAAATTGATGACCAAACTGGCAAAGCTTTAAGCTTTGAGCGTGTATATATCAATGAAGATTATCCATTTCAAGGATAA
- a CDS encoding helix-turn-helix domain-containing protein translates to MNELGTRLKEARIAKKISLEDLQDVTKIQKRYLAGIEEGEYSTMPGAFYVRAFIKQYAAAVDLDGEALLQQYPIEMPVKEPHAHTTTPTTYTSRSRSITRTAPSDVYSEVIPKVLVALFIVLILAVAWYFYDASTNGASSSDPIEKGLGVPYEEPASSVQEKPDKPVKEETPKETEEKQPDPILIMEETQGETTTYSFQGANPELEIAASGPSWVAATDENLQERLSKAHVLQAGETEIIDLSDVEFIRVRIGDYSNINLSLNGETIEYAQQTKPQNIVIQFKVSE, encoded by the coding sequence TTGAATGAGTTAGGAACTCGACTAAAAGAGGCGAGAATCGCCAAAAAAATCAGTTTGGAAGATCTGCAAGATGTGACGAAAATTCAAAAACGTTATTTAGCTGGGATAGAAGAAGGCGAGTACAGCACAATGCCGGGTGCATTCTACGTTCGAGCGTTTATTAAACAATACGCTGCAGCTGTGGATCTTGACGGTGAAGCGTTACTTCAGCAGTATCCAATAGAGATGCCTGTAAAGGAACCTCACGCTCATACAACAACACCGACTACTTATACGTCGAGAAGCCGTTCGATTACTCGAACCGCTCCAAGTGATGTGTATAGCGAAGTCATTCCGAAAGTTCTCGTGGCATTGTTTATTGTATTGATACTCGCAGTGGCTTGGTATTTTTATGATGCTTCAACAAATGGTGCCTCATCAAGTGACCCAATTGAAAAAGGTCTTGGTGTTCCATATGAAGAGCCTGCATCAAGTGTGCAAGAAAAACCAGATAAACCAGTTAAAGAAGAAACGCCAAAAGAAACTGAAGAAAAACAACCTGATCCAATTCTTATAATGGAAGAAACTCAAGGGGAAACGACAACTTATTCATTTCAAGGAGCAAATCCTGAACTTGAAATTGCGGCGAGTGGACCTTCGTGGGTTGCAGCTACTGATGAAAACCTACAAGAACGATTATCAAAAGCACATGTACTGCAAGCTGGAGAAACAGAAATCATTGATTTGTCAGATGTAGAATTTATACGTGTGCGTATTGGTGACTATTCGAATATTAATTTAAGCTTGAATGGTGAGACCATTGAATACGCGCAGCAAACAAAACCCCAAAATATTGTTATTCAGTTTAAAGTCAGCGAATAG
- the yfmH gene encoding EF-P 5-aminopentanol modification-associated protein YfmH: MHKVEFDQLGETLFHETLDNGLTVYILPKKGFSKTFATFTTKYGSIDNHFVPQGETEAIKVPDGIAHFLEHKMFEKEAGDVFQEFSKQGASANAFTSFTRTAYLFSATGEIDKNVKTLLDFVQSPYFTEKTVEKEKGIIAQEITMYDDQPDWRLYFGIIENLYKNHPVKIDIAGTVESIQDITAEHLYTCYNTFYHPSNMILFIVGNVDAEQMMTLVKDDQAQKTFAEPAEIERVYPEEPKEVAIKERVLEMSVQKPKVFYGLKPEKLDLIGPEMLKHELAAQLAYELLFGRTSDFYHEAYENDWIDESYSFDYSLESGFGYALIGSDTHKPETFIKEVKHTLQNAVEKWPFGQDDLDRVRRKKIGFFLRALNSPEYIANQFTNYAFNEMNLFDVVPVLEELEVADLQQAFALVSHESQHSVFTIMPSKKDAE; the protein is encoded by the coding sequence ATGCATAAAGTTGAATTTGATCAACTAGGTGAAACACTTTTTCATGAAACGCTTGATAACGGTTTAACCGTTTATATTTTACCGAAAAAAGGATTTTCGAAAACGTTTGCTACATTTACTACAAAATATGGTTCGATTGATAATCATTTTGTACCTCAAGGTGAGACAGAAGCTATTAAAGTACCAGATGGCATTGCTCACTTTTTAGAACATAAAATGTTCGAAAAAGAAGCAGGCGACGTATTCCAAGAGTTTAGCAAACAAGGCGCTTCAGCAAATGCTTTTACTTCATTCACGCGCACGGCTTATTTATTCTCCGCAACAGGTGAAATTGACAAAAACGTTAAAACATTATTGGATTTCGTGCAAAGTCCGTACTTCACAGAAAAAACAGTAGAAAAAGAAAAAGGCATTATTGCACAAGAAATCACAATGTATGATGATCAGCCAGATTGGCGTCTTTATTTTGGGATTATCGAAAACTTGTATAAAAATCACCCAGTTAAAATTGATATTGCAGGAACAGTAGAATCGATTCAAGACATCACAGCAGAGCATTTGTATACATGCTACAACACGTTTTATCATCCATCAAATATGATTTTATTTATCGTTGGAAATGTGGATGCAGAACAAATGATGACTTTAGTAAAAGATGACCAAGCACAAAAAACGTTTGCAGAACCAGCAGAAATCGAACGCGTCTATCCAGAAGAGCCAAAAGAAGTAGCGATTAAAGAACGTGTGTTAGAAATGAGCGTTCAGAAGCCAAAAGTTTTCTATGGTTTGAAACCGGAAAAACTTGATTTGATTGGACCTGAGATGTTGAAGCATGAACTAGCTGCTCAACTTGCGTATGAATTGTTGTTTGGACGCACATCGGATTTTTATCACGAAGCGTATGAAAATGATTGGATTGATGAATCCTATTCGTTTGATTATTCGTTAGAAAGCGGCTTTGGTTATGCTTTGATTGGTTCCGATACTCATAAACCTGAGACATTCATTAAAGAAGTTAAACACACGCTTCAAAATGCTGTTGAAAAATGGCCTTTTGGACAAGATGATCTTGATCGTGTTCGTCGAAAAAAAATCGGCTTTTTCTTAAGAGCATTAAATTCACCAGAATACATTGCAAATCAATTCACAAATTACGCATTTAATGAAATGAACTTGTTTGATGTAGTTCCTGTACTTGAAGAATTAGAAGTTGCTGATCTTCAACAGGCATTTGCTTTAGTTAGCCACGAGTCTCAACATTCTGTTTTCACGATTATGCCTTCGAAAAAGGATGCAGAGTGA
- the pgsA gene encoding CDP-diacylglycerol--glycerol-3-phosphate 3-phosphatidyltransferase, giving the protein MNIPNQITISRILLIPVFMVVMLAGFDWGTMTLFGADMPVTHFVGGLIFIFASLTDWVDGYYARKFNLVTTFGKFLDPLADKLLVSAALIILVELDFAASWIVIIIISREFAVTGLRLVLAGEGEVVAAGGLGKIKTTAQILAIAALLLHDTIFVLVGLPFGQIMLYIALIFTVWSGWDYFYANRRALMASK; this is encoded by the coding sequence ATGAATATACCAAATCAAATTACCATCTCGAGAATTTTATTGATTCCTGTATTTATGGTGGTTATGCTGGCCGGTTTTGACTGGGGCACAATGACCCTTTTTGGTGCAGACATGCCCGTTACGCACTTTGTTGGAGGACTTATCTTTATTTTTGCCTCATTGACAGATTGGGTAGATGGATATTATGCGCGTAAATTCAATTTAGTCACGACTTTCGGAAAATTTTTAGATCCGTTAGCAGATAAGTTGTTAGTATCAGCTGCTTTGATTATTTTAGTAGAATTAGATTTTGCGGCTTCGTGGATCGTTATTATCATTATTAGTAGAGAATTTGCTGTTACAGGACTTCGTTTAGTATTGGCTGGTGAAGGTGAAGTAGTTGCGGCAGGTGGTTTGGGCAAAATCAAAACCACTGCTCAAATTTTAGCAATTGCTGCTTTATTACTACATGATACAATTTTCGTTTTAGTTGGTTTGCCATTTGGACAAATTATGCTTTACATTGCACTGATTTTCACAGTATGGTCGGGCTGGGATTATTTCTATGCCAACCGTCGCGCGTTAATGGCTTCAAAATAA
- a CDS encoding DUF3388 domain-containing protein, with translation MKEWYFEYEIQVNRPGLLGDISSLLGMLRVNIVTINGVDQGRRGMLLRAEHDVQLERFEQIVSTIDTISVTKFREPKLRDILAIRHGRYIQRDVDDRKTFRFVRDELGLLVDFMAEIFKQEGHKLVGLRGMPRVGKTESIVAASVSANKKWIFLSSTMIKQTVRNQLMGDEHNDNNIFILDGIVTRRSSDERHMQLVREMMRMPTIKVVEHPDKFVEQSEYSIEDFDYIIELRHHPEEKITYEVLEQNTFMDDKAQGSMFGDGFNF, from the coding sequence ATGAAAGAATGGTATTTTGAATACGAAATCCAAGTTAACCGTCCCGGTCTTCTTGGCGATATCTCTTCTCTGCTTGGGATGTTACGAGTAAATATTGTGACGATAAATGGTGTAGACCAAGGGCGTCGTGGAATGTTACTTCGTGCAGAACACGATGTTCAGTTAGAACGTTTTGAACAAATTGTTTCAACAATTGATACAATTTCTGTGACAAAATTCCGTGAGCCAAAATTACGAGACATTTTAGCCATTCGCCATGGTCGGTATATTCAACGCGATGTAGATGATCGTAAAACTTTCCGTTTTGTTCGGGATGAATTAGGGTTATTAGTGGATTTTATGGCAGAAATTTTTAAACAAGAAGGCCATAAATTGGTAGGTTTAAGAGGGATGCCTCGCGTTGGGAAAACTGAGTCAATTGTCGCAGCAAGTGTTAGTGCAAATAAGAAGTGGATATTCTTATCTTCTACCATGATTAAACAAACCGTACGCAATCAATTGATGGGCGATGAGCATAACGACAATAATATCTTTATTTTAGATGGCATTGTTACGCGCCGTTCATCGGACGAACGTCATATGCAATTGGTTCGTGAAATGATGCGCATGCCAACCATTAAAGTTGTAGAACATCCTGATAAGTTTGTAGAGCAATCAGAGTACAGTATTGAAGATTTTGATTATATTATTGAATTGCGTCACCATCCGGAAGAAAAAATTACTTATGAAGTATTAGAACAAAACACTTTCATGGATGACAAAGCACAAGGCAGTATGTTTGGTGACGGATTCAATTTTTAA
- the ymfI gene encoding elongation factor P 5-aminopentanone reductase: MKRFAVLLGASGEIGESIARQMAESGWSLYLHWNTNSTAILAQQLSMSYPAQEFIAVQANFMDDLSADQLVSNVYDASCIVIASGHSLLKMLIDTSDQEIESLWSVHVKNPISAIQSISRFFYRYEKSYIVFVSSIWGEIGASMETVYSAVKGAQLAFVKAYAKEMAPSGTRVNAISPGFIQTKMNASLSEDELQKIKEDIPLGFGTPQDIANAVDFLTGGKADYITGQTIRINGGWLM; this comes from the coding sequence GTGAAGCGATTTGCTGTGTTATTAGGGGCTTCCGGTGAAATTGGTGAAAGCATCGCGCGACAAATGGCAGAAAGTGGTTGGTCTTTGTATTTGCACTGGAATACCAATTCCACTGCCATACTCGCACAACAACTAAGTATGAGTTATCCAGCGCAAGAATTTATCGCTGTGCAAGCTAATTTTATGGATGACTTGAGTGCTGATCAATTGGTTAGCAACGTTTACGATGCATCTTGTATTGTAATTGCAAGCGGTCACTCTCTTTTAAAAATGCTAATCGATACATCCGATCAAGAAATCGAAAGCTTATGGAGCGTACATGTTAAAAATCCGATATCGGCCATTCAGTCGATATCGCGTTTTTTTTATCGTTACGAAAAGTCTTATATTGTCTTTGTTTCTTCGATATGGGGAGAGATTGGGGCATCTATGGAGACTGTTTATTCTGCTGTGAAAGGTGCGCAACTGGCGTTTGTCAAAGCTTATGCGAAAGAAATGGCGCCATCGGGCACACGTGTGAATGCTATATCTCCAGGCTTTATTCAAACAAAGATGAATGCGAGCTTGTCTGAAGACGAATTACAAAAGATCAAAGAGGATATTCCACTCGGTTTTGGAACTCCTCAAGATATTGCAAACGCTGTGGATTTCTTAACTGGAGGAAAAGCAGATTACATAACAGGTCAGACAATACGTATTAATGGCGGATGGTTGATGTAA